One window of Chloroflexus aggregans DSM 9485 genomic DNA carries:
- the cobO gene encoding cob(I)yrinic acid a,c-diamide adenosyltransferase yields MSDETTTPVEPGLSPEAKERRKAVRASHTPKGLVIVNTGNGKGKTTAALGILLRAWGRDMRVGGVQFIKHEQANFGELRALKRMGITLTPMGDGFTWTSRNLDETQARALHGWEVAKQQIAGGDYDVFLLDEFTYVMHYGWVPASEVVAWLRAHKPPMLHLIITGRYAPSELIEYADLVTEMHEVKHPFRDQGIRAQPGIEY; encoded by the coding sequence GTGTCGGACGAGACGACAACTCCTGTGGAGCCGGGTTTATCACCAGAAGCGAAAGAGCGCCGTAAGGCGGTGCGGGCTAGCCATACGCCGAAGGGCTTGGTGATTGTCAATACCGGTAACGGTAAAGGCAAAACGACGGCGGCCCTCGGCATTTTGTTGCGCGCTTGGGGCCGTGATATGCGGGTAGGTGGCGTACAGTTTATCAAACACGAACAGGCAAACTTTGGCGAGTTGCGTGCGCTGAAACGCATGGGCATTACGCTGACGCCGATGGGTGATGGCTTCACGTGGACGAGTCGGAATCTTGATGAGACCCAAGCACGGGCGCTGCACGGCTGGGAAGTGGCGAAGCAGCAGATTGCCGGCGGCGATTACGATGTCTTTTTGCTCGATGAGTTTACCTATGTGATGCACTATGGGTGGGTGCCGGCGAGCGAGGTGGTGGCGTGGCTCAGAGCGCATAAGCCGCCGATGTTGCATCTGATTATTACCGGTCGGTATGCGCCGTCGGAGTTGATCGAGTATGCCGATTTGGTGACGGAGATGCACGAGGTGAAGCATCCGTTTCGCGATCAGGGCATTCGCGCTCAGCCGGGGATTGAATACTGA